A region of Lycium barbarum isolate Lr01 chromosome 1, ASM1917538v2, whole genome shotgun sequence DNA encodes the following proteins:
- the LOC132631456 gene encoding F-box/kelch-repeat protein At3g23880-like, whose translation MLAKTLEQQKLATLMEPEGDEAYHQQPKVFKPTINTQFPSTSSNKDSILTNPILPQELITAILVRLPVKYLLQYKCVSKDWFSLISSPYFVKTHLSFSAKNCTHHRFLLKCRHTVKHCSVSSLFNESSIKALELDCPMKSPYNYVCIVGSVNGLICLRVGFGGLVLWNPSTRKFKQVANLMSTRMYKFPVSGKYGFGYDEVHDDYKVVSIFFESKNRYIANIFSLKSDSWRTLDDFQGRVLYRSWGKLVNGKLHWLTGDDAWGIMSIDLVDEKCRKMEQPCYREENLILNLGVLGSDLSVICNYWRNFQISQVEVWIMKEYGVKESWTKLYTIKNPIDMLCQTLCMSNEGELLGVLGSTLMIYNSKDDLRRYPEVANIDSSLEAEHYVESLVSPMLENEQ comes from the coding sequence ATGCTGGCAAAAACTTTGGAACAACAGAAACTTGCAACCCTAATGGAACCTGAGGGGGATGAAGCATATCATCAACAGCCAAAAGTGTTCAAACCCACAATTAATACTCAATTTCCATCCACTTCAAGCAATAAAGATTCAATCTTGACAAACCCCATCTTGCCACAAGAACTCATCACGGCAATTCTTGTAAGGCTTCCAGTTAAATACCTTTTACAGTACAAGTGTGTTTCAAAAGATTGGTTTAGTTTAATCTCTAGTCCTTATTTTGTCAAGACCCATCTTAGTTTTTCTGCTAAGAATTGCACCCACCATAGGTTTCTATTGAAATGTAGACACACTGTTAAACATTGTTCTGTTAGTTCTTTATTTAATGAGTCTAGTATCAAGGCATTGGAGTTAGATTGTCCCATGAAATCCCCCTATAATTATGTTTGTATTGTGGGTTCTGTCAATGGATTGATTTGTTTGCGTGTTGGGTTCGGTGGCTTGGTTCTGTGGAATCCGTCAACTAGAAAGTTCAAGCAAGTAGCTAACCTTATGTCTACACGGATGTATAAATTCCCGGTCAGTGGCAAGTATGGTTTTGGATATGATGAGGTTCACGATGATTATAAGGTAGTGAGTATTTTCTTTGAAAGTAAGAATCGCTACATTGCCAATATATTTAGTTTAAAGAGTGATTCTTGGAGAACACTTGATGATTTCCAAGGAAGGGTGCTCTACCGTAGTTGGGGCAAGTTGGTGAATGGGAAGCTTCACTGGCTTACTGGTGATGATGCTTGGGGCATTATGTCCATTGATTTGGTTGATGAGAAATGTAGGAAGATGGAGCAACCTTGCTATAGAGAAGAAAATTTGATTTTGAATCTCGGAGTGTTGGGAAGTGATTTATCTGTAATCTGTAATTATTGGAGAAATTTTCAGATATCTCAAGTTGAGGTGTGGATTATGAAGGAGTATGGGGTTAAGGAGTCTTGGACGAAACTTTACACCATCAAAAATCCTATCGATATGCTTTGTCAGACCCTTTGCATGTCAAATGAAGGTGAATTATTGGGTGTTTTAGGATCGACCTTAATGATATACAATTCAAAGGACGACTTGAGAAGATATCCAGAGGTTGCTAATATTGATAGCAGCCTTGAGGCGGAACACTATGTAGAAAGCCTAGTTTCTCCAATGTTAGAAAACGAACAATGA
- the LOC132631465 gene encoding protein NUCLEAR FUSION DEFECTIVE 6, mitochondrial-like isoform X3, producing the protein MATITARSLLRSATTSGRTAAGRLAGGTKPKASSSPFRIPSQKPLTARIFRSPVEMSCIRVETMFPYHTATASALLNSMLSATPRSYGWNLEDL; encoded by the exons ATGGCCACTATCACCGCCAGGTCCCTCCTCCGTTCTGCCACTACTTCCGGCCGTACAGCCGCCGGAAGACTCGCCGGCGGCACCAAGCCAAAGGCCTCTTCATCTCCCTTTCGTATCCCTTCGCAGAAACCACTCACTGCTCGCATTTTCAG ATCACCTGTTGAAATGAGTTGTATAAGAGTGGAAACGATGTTTCCATATCACACTGCTACTGCCTCTGCATTGCTGAATTCGATGTTATCTGCCACTCCTCGAAGCTATGGTTGGAATCTTGAAG ATTTGTGA
- the LOC132631465 gene encoding protein NUCLEAR FUSION DEFECTIVE 6, mitochondrial-like isoform X4, with protein sequence MATITARSLLRSATTSGRTAAGRLAGGTKPKASSSPFRIPSQKPLTARIFRSPVEMSCIRVETMFPYHTATASALLNSMLSATPRSYGWNLEDL encoded by the exons ATGGCCACTATCACCGCCAGGTCCCTCCTCCGTTCTGCCACTACTTCCGGCCGTACAGCCGCCGGAAGACTCGCCGGCGGCACCAAGCCAAAGGCCTCTTCATCTCCCTTTCGTATCCCTTCGCAGAAACCACTCACTGCTCGCATTTTCAG ATCACCTGTTGAAATGAGTTGTATAAGAGTGGAAACGATGTTTCCATATCACACTGCTACTGCCTCTGCATTGCTGAATTCGATGTTATCTGCCACTCCTCGAAGCTATGGTTGGAATCTTGAAG ATTTATGA
- the LOC132631465 gene encoding protein NUCLEAR FUSION DEFECTIVE 6, mitochondrial-like isoform X1, whose protein sequence is MATITARSLLRSATTSGRTAAGRLAGGTKPKASSSPFRIPSQKPLTARIFRSPVEMSCIRVETMFPYHTATASALLNSMLSATPRSYGWNLEEILGVQC, encoded by the exons ATGGCCACTATCACCGCCAGGTCCCTCCTCCGTTCTGCCACTACTTCCGGCCGTACAGCCGCCGGAAGACTCGCCGGCGGCACCAAGCCAAAGGCCTCTTCATCTCCCTTTCGTATCCCTTCGCAGAAACCACTCACTGCTCGCATTTTCAG ATCACCTGTTGAAATGAGTTGTATAAGAGTGGAAACGATGTTTCCATATCACACTGCTACTGCCTCTGCATTGCTGAATTCGATGTTATCTGCCACTCCTCGAAGCTATGGTTGGAATCTTGAAG AGATCCTGGGGGTACAATGTTAG
- the LOC132631465 gene encoding protein NUCLEAR FUSION DEFECTIVE 6, mitochondrial-like isoform X2 gives MATITARSLLRSATTSGRTAAGRLAGGTKPKASSSPFRIPSQKPLTARIFRSPVEMSCIRVETMFPYHTATASALLNSMLSATPRSYGWNLEDCNDDV, from the exons ATGGCCACTATCACCGCCAGGTCCCTCCTCCGTTCTGCCACTACTTCCGGCCGTACAGCCGCCGGAAGACTCGCCGGCGGCACCAAGCCAAAGGCCTCTTCATCTCCCTTTCGTATCCCTTCGCAGAAACCACTCACTGCTCGCATTTTCAG ATCACCTGTTGAAATGAGTTGTATAAGAGTGGAAACGATGTTTCCATATCACACTGCTACTGCCTCTGCATTGCTGAATTCGATGTTATCTGCCACTCCTCGAAGCTATGGTTGGAATCTTGAAG ATTGCAACGATGATGTATGA